A genomic stretch from Acidobacteriota bacterium includes:
- a CDS encoding exosortase/archaeosortase family protein: protein MRSGAKAIWSFAACTLAAAAMGIPPLVDLLRHAHPSWYYTHIPVIPAISAWFLYRRRNEAFPATGSLCWPGLTGMAAGAALFAFGRPAGASLNAAGFVSVSAALVFWWGSFLLLFGARAFRKARFPMLFLIFAVPLPTVVIEGIIKALVSASAEVTGILFAGLGVPFVREGSVFHLPGFSLEVASECSGIRSTLALLITSILAGQLFLRGPLKKIVLAAAVFPVSVFKNGVRIMTLYLLSYFVDMRIVDGGFLHRSGGFLFFGLGLVVLGYVLWVLRDSKYRC from the coding sequence ATGAGATCAGGCGCCAAAGCCATCTGGTCCTTCGCCGCGTGCACGCTGGCCGCGGCGGCGATGGGGATCCCCCCGCTCGTTGACCTGCTGCGGCACGCCCATCCTTCCTGGTACTACACGCATATTCCCGTGATCCCGGCCATCAGCGCCTGGTTCCTCTACCGGCGCCGGAACGAGGCCTTCCCGGCGACGGGGTCCCTGTGCTGGCCCGGATTGACAGGCATGGCCGCCGGCGCCGCGCTCTTCGCCTTCGGCCGTCCCGCGGGGGCCTCGCTGAACGCCGCGGGCTTCGTCTCGGTGTCGGCAGCCCTCGTTTTCTGGTGGGGCTCGTTCCTGCTGTTGTTCGGGGCCCGGGCTTTCCGGAAAGCCCGTTTCCCGATGCTGTTCCTGATCTTCGCCGTGCCGCTTCCCACGGTCGTCATCGAGGGCATTATCAAAGCCCTGGTTTCGGCGTCGGCCGAGGTGACAGGTATCCTCTTCGCCGGGCTCGGAGTCCCCTTCGTGCGCGAGGGATCGGTGTTCCATCTGCCGGGCTTCAGCCTCGAGGTCGCCAGCGAATGCAGCGGGATCCGCTCGACGCTGGCCCTGCTGATCACGAGCATCCTGGCGGGCCAGCTCTTCCTGCGGGGGCCGCTGAAGAAGATCGTCCTCGCGGCCGCCGTCTTCCCCGTTTCCGTCTTCAAGAACGGGGTCCGGATCATGACGCTTTATCTCCTTTCTTACTTCGTGGACATGCGGATCGTCGACGGTGGGTTCCTTCACAGATCGGGGGGATTTCTCTTTTTCGGCCTGGGGCTGGTCGTGCTGGGATATGTCCTCTGGGTCCTAAGAGACTCAAAATACAGATGTTAG
- a CDS encoding PEP-CTERM sorting domain-containing protein (PEP-CTERM proteins occur, often in large numbers, in the proteomes of bacteria that also encode an exosortase, a predicted intramembrane cysteine proteinase. The presence of a PEP-CTERM domain at a protein's C-terminus predicts cleavage within the sorting domain, followed by covalent anchoring to some some component of the (usually Gram-negative) cell surface. Many PEP-CTERM proteins exhibit an unusual sequence composition that includes large numbers of potential glycosylation sites. Expression of one such protein has been shown restore the ability of a bacterium to form floc, a type of biofilm.) has translation MKRALNLLIAMLVVVSLASAASLGPRRPPRHGGGPIRSVAEPATIALLGAGLVSLGIYAKRKRGKKN, from the coding sequence ATGAAAAGAGCGCTAAACCTGTTGATCGCAATGCTGGTCGTCGTGTCTCTGGCCAGCGCCGCGAGCCTCGGCCCGCGGCGGCCGCCGCGGCATGGCGGCGGCCCCATCAGGTCGGTCGCGGAACCAGCCACGATCGCTCTGCTCGGGGCCGGATTGGTTTCGCTGGGCATCTACGCCAAGCGGAAACGCGGCAAGAAGAATTAG
- a CDS encoding UDP-glucose/GDP-mannose dehydrogenase family protein: MNSVSIIGTGYVGLVTGTCLSEFGLKVICMDTDASKIRDLEQGIVPIYEPGLAPLITKNVAAGRLLFTTDIAEAVAASRVIFIAVHTPPNEDGSADLQHVLAAAGAIARHMTGYKVVVNKSTVPIGTGRKVQEVIRAELARRGLAVDFDIVSNPEFLREGTAVRDFMHPDRVVIGGDNEKSREIIREIYNVLYLIETPFIFTSLESAELVKYASNAFLAAKIGFINEIANLCDAVGADVRDIAKAMGMDGRIGKYFLHPGPGYGGSCLPKDTKALVQIGQEHGQPMNIIEAVVRSNARQKHHMVEKIEARMSGLKDKVVSVLGVAFKQGTDDIREASAIPIIRELLEKGARVKIYDPFAMENAKRTAFADIPATESSRHNSLVEGEFLAGPYSIMYCADEYDAAEGADAVVILTEWNQFRHLDLPRMALSMRGRFFFDFRNIYEPAEVKGAGFAYEGIGRPKTA, from the coding sequence ATGAATTCCGTTTCCATCATCGGCACCGGATACGTCGGCCTGGTCACGGGCACCTGCCTGTCCGAGTTCGGGCTGAAGGTCATCTGCATGGACACCGACGCTTCGAAGATCCGGGACCTCGAGCAGGGCATCGTCCCGATCTACGAGCCGGGATTGGCTCCCCTCATCACCAAGAACGTCGCCGCCGGGCGCCTGCTTTTCACGACGGATATCGCCGAAGCGGTCGCCGCCTCGCGGGTCATCTTCATCGCCGTCCACACCCCGCCCAACGAGGACGGCTCGGCCGATCTCCAGCACGTCCTGGCCGCCGCCGGGGCCATCGCCCGGCACATGACCGGCTATAAGGTCGTCGTCAACAAGAGCACCGTGCCCATCGGGACCGGCCGGAAGGTCCAGGAGGTCATCCGGGCGGAGCTCGCCCGCCGGGGCCTGGCCGTCGATTTCGACATCGTCTCGAATCCGGAGTTCCTCCGCGAAGGGACGGCCGTGCGCGATTTCATGCACCCCGACCGGGTCGTGATCGGGGGGGACAACGAGAAGAGCCGGGAGATCATCCGCGAGATCTACAACGTCCTCTACCTCATCGAGACCCCGTTCATCTTCACCTCCCTCGAATCGGCGGAACTCGTCAAGTACGCGTCGAACGCCTTCCTGGCGGCCAAGATCGGCTTCATCAACGAGATCGCCAACCTCTGTGACGCGGTCGGCGCGGACGTCCGGGACATCGCCAAGGCCATGGGCATGGACGGCCGCATCGGCAAGTATTTCCTGCACCCGGGGCCCGGGTACGGCGGCAGCTGCCTGCCCAAGGACACCAAGGCCCTGGTTCAGATCGGGCAGGAACATGGGCAGCCGATGAACATCATCGAGGCGGTCGTCCGTTCGAACGCTCGGCAGAAGCACCACATGGTCGAGAAGATCGAGGCCCGCATGTCCGGCCTGAAGGACAAGGTCGTGTCCGTGCTCGGGGTGGCCTTCAAGCAGGGCACCGACGATATCCGGGAGGCCTCCGCGATCCCCATAATCAGGGAGCTTCTCGAGAAGGGCGCCCGGGTCAAGATCTACGACCCCTTTGCCATGGAGAACGCAAAGAGGACGGCCTTCGCCGACATCCCGGCGACCGAAAGCAGCCGGCACAACTCCCTGGTCGAGGGCGAGTTCCTGGCCGGCCCCTACAGCATCATGTACTGCGCCGACGAATACGACGCGGCCGAGGGCGCCGATGCCGTGGTGATCCTGACCGAGTGGAACCAGTTCCGCCATCTGGACCTTCCCCGGATGGCGTTGTCGATGCGGGGCAGGTTCTTCTTCGATTTCCGGAACATCTACGAGCCGGCCGAGGTGAAGGGCGCCGGCTTCGCTTATGAGGGGATCGGACGGCCGAAAACAGCCTGA
- a CDS encoding vitamin B12 dependent-methionine synthase activation domain-containing protein — MGTCASIPVGLDPAETAARLRYDPARAGLDSLDGLISLALRLMRPRALYEVAFVGAKAESAVEVAGVTFNSHILGENLDRAHKVFPYIITIGQELERAASAQGDLLKQYYLEEIANIALEKAAAWLAGHLEERFGVRGLSSLSPGSLADWPITEQPKLFAIFGDTETLIGVRLTDSLLMVPRKSVSGIFFPSEEGFVACELCDRERCPGRKAPWLGQQKENNKDTPNNEPETPVKSGFSSRKKAN; from the coding sequence ATGGGAACATGCGCCTCGATCCCCGTCGGCCTGGACCCGGCCGAGACGGCCGCCCGTCTGAGGTACGATCCGGCGCGGGCTGGCCTCGACAGCCTGGACGGGCTGATCTCGCTGGCCTTGCGCCTCATGCGCCCGCGCGCCCTGTACGAAGTCGCCTTTGTCGGGGCGAAAGCCGAGAGCGCCGTCGAGGTGGCCGGGGTGACCTTCAACAGCCATATCCTCGGCGAGAACCTCGATCGGGCCCACAAGGTCTTCCCCTACATCATCACGATCGGGCAGGAGCTCGAGCGGGCGGCCTCCGCCCAGGGCGACCTCCTCAAGCAGTATTACCTCGAGGAGATCGCGAACATCGCCCTGGAGAAAGCCGCCGCCTGGCTCGCCGGTCATCTCGAGGAGCGCTTCGGGGTCCGGGGACTCTCCAGCCTCAGCCCAGGGTCGCTCGCCGACTGGCCCATCACCGAGCAGCCGAAGCTCTTCGCGATCTTCGGCGATACGGAGACGCTCATCGGCGTGCGGCTGACCGACAGCCTGCTCATGGTGCCGCGCAAGTCGGTTTCCGGGATCTTCTTCCCTTCGGAGGAGGGATTCGTTGCCTGTGAGCTCTGTGACCGCGAGCGCTGTCCGGGCCGGAAGGCGCCTTGGCTAGGCCAACAAAAAGAAAACAATAAAGATACCCCGAATAACGAGCCCGAAACACCCGTCAAATCAGGCTTTTCAAGCCGAAAAAAAGCAAATTGA
- a CDS encoding M55 family metallopeptidase encodes MKRSRITLGVFTALALALALPSPAQPKPRPPLKVFISVDMEGIWGVVNSDQTSSGTPDYGAARKWMARDVNAAIQGAFLAGATEVVVNDSHGSMRNIDAGDLDPRASLITGTPKPLSMMQGIDPSFQACLLVGYHAKAGTENAILDHTISSSVVRGIKVNGLEMPELGLNALIAGCYGVPVVLVTGDTAVCRQATEILGRDVVTVAVKEAYGRLAAKLLPFDEARQEIEAGAREALAKLAAAKPYKLAGPYRFELAYHVSAQADMGAMIPGVTRVDARTLAFTADDYLQGFRTLRAMISIAPAR; translated from the coding sequence ATGAAAAGATCCCGTATCACCCTTGGTGTTTTCACCGCTCTGGCGCTGGCCCTGGCCTTGCCTTCCCCGGCTCAGCCCAAACCCAGGCCGCCCCTCAAGGTCTTCATTTCCGTTGACATGGAAGGCATCTGGGGAGTGGTCAACTCCGACCAGACCTCGTCCGGCACCCCGGATTACGGCGCCGCGCGGAAATGGATGGCCCGGGACGTCAACGCGGCGATCCAGGGAGCGTTCCTGGCCGGGGCGACCGAGGTCGTGGTCAATGATTCCCACGGCTCCATGCGGAATATCGACGCCGGCGACCTCGACCCCCGGGCGTCCCTCATCACCGGCACCCCGAAGCCTCTGTCCATGATGCAGGGGATCGATCCTTCCTTCCAGGCCTGCCTCCTCGTCGGCTACCACGCCAAGGCCGGGACTGAGAACGCCATACTCGATCATACGATCTCAAGCAGCGTCGTCCGTGGCATCAAGGTCAACGGCCTCGAGATGCCGGAGCTCGGCCTCAACGCCCTGATCGCCGGCTGCTACGGCGTTCCGGTGGTGCTCGTCACCGGCGACACGGCGGTCTGCCGGCAGGCGACCGAGATCCTGGGCCGGGACGTCGTGACGGTGGCTGTCAAGGAGGCCTATGGCCGGCTGGCGGCCAAGCTCCTGCCGTTCGACGAAGCCCGCCAGGAGATCGAGGCCGGCGCCAGGGAGGCCTTGGCCAAATTGGCCGCCGCCAAACCCTATAAGCTCGCCGGCCCCTATCGTTTCGAGCTCGCCTACCACGTCTCCGCCCAGGCCGACATGGGGGCGATGATCCCGGGCGTCACCCGGGTCGACGCCCGGACCCTGGCCTTCACCGCGGACGACTATCTCCAGGGCTTCCGGACGCTGAGGGCGATGATCTCGATCGCTCCTGCCCGGTAG
- a CDS encoding aminopeptidase P N-terminal domain-containing protein yields the protein MTAARRSVKKPVLHGLPLGAFAFTVLLWAGPLAAQDMPGRPGASLDAAKAPAVAARRARLMETVKDGIIIIPSQYKTRDGLRDNLNFLYLTGLKEADSVLVLDPGGAPRQTIFRRPAGGPGGRGMTGEAAAMIAPARPGGPGARDGQAPAAGGAAADQGLVEKPNTQLPSEFFRLAMAGRLTRVYLPFSDLDFLSRTFVAAGLPNPLSQSEAVLNIDPAISELRLTKDAGEIAVLREAIDLTAEALNEAFRAAGPKMREIDLAAILRYAFDLRETEDSFLQAASGPNSTNIHFGATARPLEAGDLVVFDVGAWISGYTSDISRTIPASGRFTKEERAIYSLVLEAEKAGCAKLGPGVTFKAVQTGVEDILMAGLEKLGLVSDIRSAWQRRLYIQHGFGHGIGLDVHDVWSWHSPRLDKVAMAPGMVMTMEPGLYFPEARFDAFLDTLKGQAPEAEVAAFREKVGPVYKRYAGIGVRIEDDVLITAGGSEILSGRVPKEISDIEKLMKEKSRFND from the coding sequence ATGACAGCAGCACGTCGGTCCGTCAAGAAGCCGGTTCTTCATGGCCTTCCGCTTGGCGCTTTCGCCTTCACGGTCCTTCTTTGGGCCGGGCCGCTCGCCGCCCAGGACATGCCCGGACGGCCGGGGGCCTCGCTCGACGCCGCCAAGGCGCCGGCGGTCGCGGCGCGCCGGGCCAGGCTGATGGAAACCGTCAAGGACGGGATCATCATCATCCCGTCGCAATACAAGACCCGGGACGGCCTGCGCGACAACCTCAACTTCCTCTACCTCACCGGGCTGAAGGAGGCCGACTCCGTCCTCGTCCTCGATCCCGGCGGTGCGCCGCGCCAGACGATCTTCCGGCGGCCGGCCGGCGGGCCGGGAGGGCGGGGCATGACGGGCGAAGCGGCGGCCATGATCGCGCCGGCCAGGCCCGGCGGCCCCGGCGCCCGCGACGGACAAGCCCCGGCGGCCGGCGGCGCCGCTGCGGACCAGGGTCTGGTCGAGAAGCCGAACACACAGCTTCCGTCGGAGTTCTTCCGCCTGGCCATGGCCGGCCGCCTGACCCGCGTCTATCTCCCGTTCTCCGACCTCGATTTCCTGTCCCGGACGTTCGTCGCGGCCGGCCTGCCCAATCCCCTGTCGCAATCCGAGGCCGTCCTCAACATCGACCCGGCCATCTCGGAGCTGCGCCTGACCAAGGACGCCGGCGAGATCGCCGTCCTGCGCGAAGCCATCGACCTCACGGCCGAAGCCTTGAACGAAGCGTTCCGGGCCGCGGGGCCCAAGATGCGCGAGATCGACCTGGCCGCGATCCTCCGTTACGCGTTCGACCTGCGGGAGACCGAAGACTCGTTCCTCCAGGCCGCGTCCGGCCCGAACTCGACCAACATCCACTTCGGGGCCACGGCCCGCCCCCTCGAGGCCGGTGACCTCGTCGTCTTCGACGTCGGGGCCTGGATCAGCGGCTATACCTCGGACATCAGCCGGACCATCCCGGCTAGCGGGCGGTTCACGAAGGAGGAGCGGGCCATCTACTCGCTCGTCCTCGAGGCCGAGAAGGCCGGTTGCGCCAAGCTCGGTCCCGGTGTCACCTTCAAGGCCGTCCAGACCGGGGTCGAGGATATCCTGATGGCCGGGCTGGAGAAGCTCGGCCTGGTCTCGGACATCCGGAGCGCCTGGCAGCGGCGCCTCTACATCCAGCACGGCTTCGGCCACGGCATCGGGCTCGACGTCCACGACGTCTGGAGCTGGCACAGCCCGCGCCTCGACAAGGTGGCCATGGCCCCGGGCATGGTCATGACCATGGAGCCGGGGCTCTATTTCCCCGAGGCCCGCTTCGACGCCTTCCTCGACACGCTCAAGGGCCAGGCTCCAGAAGCCGAGGTCGCGGCCTTCCGCGAGAAGGTCGGGCCGGTCTACAAGAGATATGCCGGGATCGGCGTCCGCATCGAGGACGACGTCCTGATCACCGCGGGCGGCAGCGAGATCCTCTCGGGGCGCGTGCCCAAGGAGATTTCCGACATCGAGAAGCTGATGAAGGAGAAGAGCCGGTTCAACGACTAG
- a CDS encoding DUF362 domain-containing protein, with protein sequence MKRRDFVRLGGSSVLAAALSFDRCGRSTSPGGPADARNAIFQVTRIPADPFTSGNRHAGVDTLLNLMGQNGLKFYRTSVAGALNGTNGLIAADDVVLIKVNAQWKYRGCTNSDLVRGVIQRILEHPDGFRGEAVIVENGQGRGSLACDTSSSYEGNAEVHANAQDESHSFLWLADSLFDDPRVSAFLLDPVRASFIGAGEHAANGYRVFENVSYPCFTTPGGRRVELREGVWSGSSYDENLKLINIPVLKHHDTGGSEITGAIKHMYGLVSMSDGQSGFRHYAGLGETCGKMMASVLTPVLNIMDAIWVSQAALIGYPASATTRVDTILAGQDPVALDYWSAKYVLYPIDGNERHHPDYAGVEAWLTAARDTIVGRGGFAQTDRGILVTKPTKTESEMVLHQAVAGSL encoded by the coding sequence ATGAAACGGCGGGATTTCGTCAGGCTCGGCGGGAGCTCGGTCCTGGCGGCCGCGCTGTCGTTCGATCGCTGCGGGCGATCGACCTCTCCCGGAGGGCCGGCAGACGCGCGCAACGCCATCTTTCAGGTGACCCGGATCCCGGCCGATCCCTTCACCTCGGGGAACCGCCACGCCGGCGTCGATACCCTTCTGAACCTGATGGGGCAGAACGGCCTCAAGTTCTACCGGACGTCCGTCGCGGGCGCGCTGAACGGGACGAACGGACTGATAGCCGCCGATGACGTCGTGCTCATCAAGGTCAACGCCCAATGGAAGTACCGCGGCTGCACGAACAGCGATCTCGTCCGGGGGGTCATCCAGCGGATCCTGGAGCATCCCGACGGGTTCCGCGGCGAGGCGGTCATCGTCGAGAACGGCCAGGGCCGCGGCAGCCTGGCCTGCGACACATCGAGTTCGTACGAAGGCAACGCCGAGGTCCACGCCAACGCCCAGGATGAGAGCCATTCGTTCCTCTGGCTCGCCGACAGCCTGTTCGACGACCCCAGGGTCTCGGCGTTCCTGCTCGATCCCGTCCGGGCGAGCTTCATCGGCGCCGGCGAGCACGCGGCGAACGGCTACCGCGTCTTCGAGAACGTGTCCTACCCCTGCTTCACGACGCCGGGCGGACGGCGGGTCGAGCTCCGCGAAGGCGTCTGGAGCGGGAGCTCCTACGACGAGAACCTCAAGCTCATAAACATCCCCGTGCTCAAGCACCACGACACGGGCGGTTCCGAGATCACCGGGGCCATCAAGCACATGTACGGCCTGGTCTCGATGTCCGACGGCCAGTCGGGCTTTCGGCACTACGCCGGGCTCGGAGAAACCTGCGGCAAGATGATGGCCTCGGTCCTGACGCCGGTTCTCAACATCATGGACGCCATCTGGGTCTCCCAGGCCGCCCTGATCGGGTACCCGGCCTCGGCCACCACCCGGGTTGACACGATCCTGGCCGGTCAGGACCCCGTCGCCCTGGACTATTGGTCGGCGAAATACGTCCTTTATCCGATCGACGGCAACGAACGGCACCATCCCGATTACGCCGGGGTCGAGGCCTGGCTGACGGCCGCGAGGGACACGATAGTCGGCCGCGGCGGTTTCGCCCAAACGGACCGAGGCATCCTGGTCACGAAACCGACGAAGACCGAGTCCGAGATGGTCCTTCATCAGGCCGTCGCCGGAAGCCTCTGA